A single genomic interval of Alistipes provencensis harbors:
- a CDS encoding Gfo/Idh/MocA family protein: protein MANKMSRRAFLKTGATAALGLAIVPGTVLGKNFGHAAAPSDKLNILGVGIGGRGASVLKGLESQNIIGLCDVDWKYADHVFRRYPAAKKYNDYRKMYKELLKSADAVMVATADHTHAIIAAEAIAAGKHVYVEKPLTHTVYESRLLTKLAAKHKVATQMGNQGASGEGVRKVCEWIWNGEIGEVRRVDTFTDRPIWPQGLARPEEDMAVPKTMNWDAFIGPAPYRPYNAAYTPWNFRGWWDFGTGALGDMACHILHPVFKSLKLGYPTKVQGSSTLLLNESAPTAQRVKFVFPARDNMPKVAMPEVEVHWYDGGLMPERPEGLPAGKDLNMSGGGAIFYGTKDTLICGCYGKDPYLVSGRVPDAPKVLREITESHQMDWVRACKEDADDRILSASDFSEAGPFNEMVVMGVLAVRLQSLNQELHWDGENMRFTNIPDDAMIKTVIKDGFHIKDGHPTFDKTWTDPVNAQQFAQELIRHTYREGWELPAMPL, encoded by the coding sequence ATGGCAAACAAAATGTCGAGAAGAGCGTTCCTGAAAACAGGAGCCACAGCGGCCCTCGGGCTGGCGATAGTCCCGGGAACGGTCCTTGGAAAGAATTTCGGGCATGCCGCCGCCCCCAGCGACAAACTCAACATCTTAGGCGTCGGTATCGGCGGACGCGGCGCCTCGGTGCTGAAAGGGCTCGAGAGCCAGAACATCATCGGACTCTGCGACGTGGACTGGAAATATGCAGACCATGTGTTCCGCCGTTATCCCGCGGCCAAGAAGTACAACGACTACCGCAAGATGTACAAGGAACTGCTCAAATCGGCCGATGCCGTGATGGTAGCCACGGCGGACCATACGCACGCCATCATCGCCGCCGAAGCGATAGCCGCCGGCAAGCACGTCTACGTCGAGAAGCCCCTGACCCACACCGTCTATGAATCGCGCCTGCTCACCAAGCTGGCCGCCAAACACAAGGTCGCCACCCAGATGGGCAATCAGGGCGCCTCGGGCGAGGGCGTCCGCAAGGTCTGCGAATGGATCTGGAACGGCGAGATCGGCGAGGTGCGCCGCGTAGACACCTTCACCGACCGTCCCATCTGGCCGCAGGGACTCGCACGACCCGAAGAGGACATGGCCGTTCCCAAGACGATGAACTGGGACGCCTTCATCGGCCCGGCCCCCTACCGCCCCTACAACGCCGCCTACACCCCGTGGAACTTCCGCGGATGGTGGGATTTCGGAACCGGCGCACTGGGCGACATGGCCTGCCACATTCTCCATCCCGTATTCAAAAGTCTGAAGCTGGGTTACCCGACCAAGGTGCAGGGCAGCTCGACGCTCCTGCTCAACGAGTCGGCTCCGACGGCACAGCGCGTGAAGTTCGTATTCCCGGCCCGCGACAACATGCCCAAGGTGGCCATGCCCGAAGTCGAGGTGCACTGGTACGACGGAGGCTTGATGCCCGAGCGTCCCGAAGGACTGCCCGCAGGCAAGGACCTCAACATGAGCGGCGGCGGCGCCATCTTCTACGGAACGAAGGACACGCTGATCTGCGGCTGCTACGGCAAGGACCCCTATCTGGTCTCGGGCCGCGTGCCCGACGCCCCGAAGGTGCTGCGCGAGATCACCGAGTCGCATCAGATGGACTGGGTGCGCGCCTGCAAGGAGGATGCCGACGACCGCATTCTGTCCGCTTCGGACTTCTCCGAGGCAGGACCGTTCAACGAAATGGTCGTGATGGGCGTACTGGCCGTCCGTCTGCAAAGCCTCAATCAGGAGCTGCACTGGGACGGTGAGAACATGCGCTTCACCAACATTCCCGACGACGCCATGATCAAGACCGTCATCAAGGACGGATTCCACATCAAGGACGGACATCCGACCTTCGACAAAACGTGGACCGATCCCGTGAACGCACAGCAGTTCGCGCAGGAGCTGATTCGCCACACCTACCGCGAAGGCTGGGAACTCCCCGCCATGCCGCTCTAA
- a CDS encoding sugar phosphate isomerase/epimerase family protein — protein sequence MKKHLFTAVCALLALTMLPGGASAKAKAPKKEVGIQLYSVRSLIGAFGNNSQDYKPVLKQLADMGYTSVEAASYADGKLYGQSPEQFRKDVEAAGMKVLSTHCTLNLSDEELASGDFSKALKWWDQCIAAHKAAGAEYIVVPSMRKITTLGELATYCRYFNEVGARCKAAGMKFGYHNHSREFEKIEDRVMLDYMIENTDPDKVLFEMDVYWAVMGKASPVDYFKKYPGRFKLLHIKDRREIGQSGMVGFDAIFANAGTAGVENIIVEIEGSSYNDIVRSVRECIEYLQKAPFVKASYQK from the coding sequence GTGAAAAAACATCTTTTTACAGCGGTTTGCGCGCTGCTCGCCCTGACGATGCTCCCCGGAGGAGCATCCGCCAAGGCGAAAGCGCCGAAAAAGGAGGTCGGCATCCAGCTCTACTCCGTGCGGAGCCTGATCGGGGCCTTCGGCAACAACAGCCAAGACTACAAGCCCGTGCTCAAACAGCTCGCCGACATGGGATACACCTCGGTCGAGGCCGCCAGCTATGCCGACGGCAAACTCTACGGGCAGTCTCCGGAGCAGTTCCGCAAGGATGTCGAGGCGGCCGGCATGAAGGTCCTCTCCACGCACTGCACGCTCAACCTCTCCGACGAGGAGCTGGCCTCGGGCGATTTCTCGAAGGCCCTCAAATGGTGGGACCAATGCATCGCGGCGCACAAGGCCGCCGGAGCGGAATACATCGTCGTTCCCTCGATGCGGAAAATCACGACACTCGGGGAACTGGCGACCTACTGCCGCTATTTCAACGAAGTAGGAGCCCGCTGCAAGGCCGCCGGCATGAAGTTCGGATACCACAACCATTCGCGCGAATTCGAGAAGATCGAGGACCGGGTGATGCTCGACTACATGATCGAGAACACCGATCCCGACAAGGTGCTGTTCGAAATGGACGTCTATTGGGCCGTGATGGGAAAGGCCAGCCCGGTGGATTATTTCAAGAAGTATCCGGGACGATTCAAGCTGCTGCACATCAAGGACCGTCGTGAGATCGGACAGAGCGGAATGGTCGGTTTCGACGCCATCTTCGCCAATGCCGGAACGGCTGGTGTCGAGAACATCATCGTCGAGATCGAAGGTTCGAGCTACAACGACATTGTACGCAGTGTCCGCGAGTGCATCGAATACCTCCAGAAAGCGCCTTTCGTAAAAGCGTCCTACCAAAAATAA
- a CDS encoding Tex family protein, with protein MIEQIISRRLQITLPQVQGTVRLLRDGATIPFISRYRKEATGSLDELQVGAVKEQLERLTELDARRQTVLSTIEEQGKLTPELRRRIEGCWDPVELEDLYLPYKPKRRTRATVARERGLEPLADLIMAQQARDAAQQARRYISAEVPTPEEALAGACDIIAERISEDEQARNGLRRTFAREGVVHTKLVKGKEAEGAKYSDYFDAATPLRNISSHRFLAMRRGADEGILKITVDIDADRCIEGLCRRFIRPGSATRTWMEAAATDSFKRLMRPSIETEQLAAAKEKANDEAIRVFAENLRQLLLSSPLGQKRVVALDPGFRTGCKVVALDSQGNLLHNTTIYPHAPQNRYAEAAETLKTLAAKYKAEAFAIGDGTAGRETEQLVRGLGLEDVEVFMVSEDGASVYSASAVAREEFPDYDVTVRGAVSIGRRLIDPLSELVKIDPKSIGVGQYQHSVDQSKLKARLTTVVESCVNRVGVNINTASKHILTYISGLGPALAENIVAYRAANGDFKSRRALLKVPRLGAKAFEQAAGFLRVVGGTNPLDNSAVHPESYHIAERMAADAGVSVEQLLADKTLRKAIRPEKYVSGEVGLPTVTDILEALDKQGLDPREQLQVFSFDSNVHTIDDLRAGMLLPGIVTNITAFGAFVDIGVKQDGLVHISQLADRYVASPADVVHLGQHVEVKVTGIDTVRNRISLTMRRNG; from the coding sequence ATGATCGAACAAATCATCTCCCGACGACTCCAGATCACCCTGCCGCAAGTGCAGGGCACCGTACGCCTGCTGCGCGACGGCGCGACGATTCCCTTCATCAGCCGCTACCGCAAGGAGGCGACCGGTTCGCTCGACGAACTGCAGGTGGGCGCCGTCAAGGAGCAATTGGAACGCCTCACCGAACTCGACGCCCGCCGCCAGACCGTGCTTTCGACCATCGAGGAGCAGGGGAAACTGACCCCGGAACTGCGCCGGCGCATCGAGGGGTGCTGGGATCCGGTGGAGCTGGAAGACCTCTACCTCCCCTACAAACCCAAGCGCCGCACCCGTGCCACGGTGGCCCGCGAGCGGGGATTGGAGCCGCTGGCCGACCTCATCATGGCCCAGCAGGCCCGCGACGCGGCGCAGCAGGCCCGGCGTTATATCTCGGCCGAGGTGCCGACGCCCGAGGAGGCCCTCGCCGGAGCGTGCGACATCATCGCCGAACGCATCTCGGAGGACGAACAGGCCCGCAACGGCCTGCGCCGCACTTTCGCCCGCGAAGGCGTCGTACACACGAAACTCGTCAAGGGCAAGGAGGCCGAGGGAGCCAAATACTCCGACTATTTCGATGCCGCGACGCCGCTGCGCAACATCTCGTCGCACCGGTTTCTGGCCATGCGCCGCGGAGCCGACGAGGGCATCCTGAAGATCACGGTCGACATCGACGCCGACCGCTGCATCGAGGGGCTCTGCCGCCGGTTCATCCGTCCCGGTTCGGCGACGCGCACATGGATGGAGGCCGCGGCCACGGATTCGTTCAAACGCCTGATGCGCCCCTCGATCGAGACCGAGCAACTGGCGGCGGCCAAGGAGAAGGCCAACGACGAGGCGATCCGGGTCTTCGCCGAGAACCTGCGACAACTGCTGCTCTCGTCGCCGCTGGGGCAGAAGCGCGTCGTGGCCCTCGACCCCGGGTTCCGCACGGGGTGCAAGGTCGTGGCGCTCGACTCGCAGGGCAATCTGCTCCACAACACGACGATCTATCCCCACGCACCGCAAAACCGCTACGCCGAAGCAGCCGAAACCCTCAAAACGCTGGCCGCAAAGTACAAGGCCGAAGCATTCGCCATCGGCGACGGCACGGCGGGCCGCGAGACCGAACAGTTGGTCCGCGGGCTGGGATTGGAGGACGTCGAGGTCTTCATGGTGAGCGAAGACGGCGCGTCGGTCTACTCGGCGTCGGCCGTGGCCCGCGAGGAGTTCCCCGACTACGACGTGACGGTACGCGGCGCCGTGAGCATCGGACGCCGACTGATCGACCCGCTTTCGGAACTGGTCAAGATCGACCCCAAGTCGATCGGCGTCGGGCAGTACCAGCACAGCGTCGACCAGTCGAAACTCAAGGCGCGCCTAACCACCGTAGTGGAGAGCTGCGTCAACCGGGTCGGCGTGAACATCAACACCGCATCGAAACACATCCTGACCTATATCTCGGGACTGGGCCCCGCGCTGGCGGAGAACATCGTGGCCTACCGTGCCGCGAACGGGGATTTCAAAAGCCGCAGGGCGCTGCTCAAGGTGCCGCGGCTGGGGGCCAAAGCCTTCGAGCAGGCCGCCGGATTCCTGCGCGTCGTGGGTGGCACGAACCCGCTGGACAACAGCGCCGTGCATCCCGAATCGTATCACATTGCCGAACGCATGGCCGCCGATGCGGGCGTCAGCGTCGAGCAACTGCTTGCCGACAAAACTCTGCGCAAGGCCATCCGCCCCGAAAAGTATGTGAGCGGCGAAGTGGGACTGCCGACCGTGACGGACATTCTCGAAGCGCTCGACAAGCAGGGCCTCGACCCGCGGGAGCAATTGCAGGTCTTCTCGTTCGACTCCAACGTGCACACGATCGACGACCTGCGCGCAGGGATGCTCCTGCCGGGCATCGTGACGAACATCACGGCGTTCGGCGCCTTCGTCGACATCGGCGTCAAGCAGGACGGGCTGGTGCATATCTCGCAACTGGCCGACCGGTATGTTGCATCGCCCGCGGATGTGGTGCATCTGGGCCAGCACGTCGAGGTGAAGGTGACGGGCATCGACACCGTCCGCAACCGTATCTCGCTGACCATGCGCAGGAACGGTTAA
- a CDS encoding 3-keto-disaccharide hydrolase: protein MKKTLLFSACAALTASLVSCGGPGGKTAKTAETADAQTAKKTVPEYTVLNNPQADLASFQKDKDGYYVIFDGKTFNGWRGYGKDAVPARWTIDNGAIKFNGSGGGEAQTGEGGDLIFAHKFKNFELEMEWKVSKGGNSGIFYLAQEVATTKDGKQKMEPIYISSPEYQVLDNANHPDAKLGVDGNRQSASLYDMIPAVPQNQKPFGEWNKAKIMVYKGTVVHGQNDKNVVEYHLWTPQWTEMLENSKFSPEKWPLAFELLNNCGGENHEGYIGLQDHGDDVWFRNIRVKVLD, encoded by the coding sequence ATGAAAAAGACCCTTTTATTCTCGGCATGCGCGGCACTGACCGCATCGCTGGTCTCCTGCGGAGGCCCCGGCGGCAAAACAGCCAAGACCGCTGAAACGGCAGACGCCCAGACGGCAAAGAAAACCGTTCCCGAATACACCGTTCTGAACAACCCGCAGGCCGACCTCGCATCGTTCCAGAAGGACAAGGACGGCTACTATGTGATCTTCGACGGCAAGACCTTCAACGGCTGGCGCGGCTACGGCAAGGACGCCGTGCCTGCGCGCTGGACCATCGACAACGGAGCCATCAAGTTCAACGGATCGGGCGGCGGCGAGGCCCAGACCGGCGAGGGCGGCGACCTGATCTTCGCACACAAGTTCAAGAACTTCGAACTCGAAATGGAGTGGAAAGTATCCAAGGGCGGAAACTCCGGAATCTTCTATCTGGCACAGGAGGTCGCAACGACCAAGGACGGAAAGCAGAAGATGGAGCCCATCTACATCTCGAGCCCTGAGTATCAGGTCCTCGACAACGCCAACCACCCCGACGCCAAGCTGGGTGTCGACGGAAACCGACAGTCGGCATCGCTCTACGACATGATCCCGGCCGTTCCCCAGAACCAGAAACCTTTCGGCGAGTGGAACAAGGCCAAGATCATGGTTTACAAAGGCACCGTCGTACACGGACAGAACGACAAGAACGTCGTCGAATACCATCTCTGGACGCCCCAGTGGACCGAGATGCTCGAGAACAGCAAGTTCAGCCCCGAAAAATGGCCTCTGGCATTCGAACTGCTCAACAACTGCGGCGGTGAGAACCACGAAGGATACATCGGATTGCAGGACCACGGCGACGACGTATGGTTCCGTAACATCCGCGTCAAAGTCCTCGACTAA